Sequence from the Brienomyrus brachyistius isolate T26 unplaced genomic scaffold, BBRACH_0.4 scaffold40, whole genome shotgun sequence genome:
tctgctctgctgcttggaagttccctggggagttagtgttggggggttctggtggaatgtgaccatcggcagccatgggctggatagcgctgtggtgctcagcctggctctgtgcccttctaggggctctgtgtcctttgttagcacaaacattttgcacacctgacattaccatgcatacagtatttctcgtattttacaaaatacaaaaacactgatcaaagtctgtagaaaaaaacattttatttcatgaactaagtcaaatatgaatgataaaacacaattaaaatactttttttgaatacatgcctcagaaattgcacatccctgattgtgcgttaccttcatgctgccttgaaatttttgatttcttcactgtagccctatgttatacatccatccatccatccatccattttccaaaccgcttatcctattgggtcgcggggggtccggagcctatcccggaagcaatgggcacgaggcagggaacaacccaggatggggggccagcccatcgcagggcacactcacacaccagtcactcacacatgcacacctatgggcaatccatccatccatccatccattttccaaaccgcttatcctattgggtcgcggggggtccggagcctatcccggaatcaatgggcacgaggcagggaacaacccaggatggggggccagcccatcgcagggcacactcacacaccattcactcacacaggcacacctatgggcaattcagcaactccaattagcctcagcatgtttttggactgtggggggaaaccggagtacccggaggaaaccccacgacaacatggggagaacatgcaaactccacacacacgtaacccaggcggagactcgaacctgggtcccagaggtgtgaggcaacagtgctaaccactgcaccaccatgccgcccccctatgttatacaatctaatCTTAActttatgttaactgatcctatttttatttcttaaatattccctccaccaccccccctctaaggaggactgctttatttacaattaatctaatcctatgttatacaatcttatctttaccttatgttaactgatcctatttttatttcttaaatattccctccaccaccccccctctaaggaggactgctttatttacaattaatctaatcctatgttatacaatcttatcttaaccttatcttaattaatcctatttttatttcttaaatattccctccaccaccccccctctaaggaggactgctttatttataattaatctaatcctatgttatacaatcttatcttaaccttctgaattaatcctatttttatttcttaaatattccctccaccaccccccctctgaggaggactgctttatttacaattaatctaatcctatgttatacaatcttatcttaaccttatgttaattaatcctatttttatttcttaaatattccctccaccaccccccctctaaggaggactgctttatttacaattaatctaatcctatgttatacaatcttatcttaaccttatcttaattaatcctatttttatttcttaaatattccctccaccaccccccctctaaggaggactgctttatttataattaatctaatcctatgttatacaatcttaagcttaccgtaacctatcctatcttaattttattctatgttatcttatcctatctttcttatcttatgctatgcaatcctatcttattcttatactatgttatctcatataatcttatcctaaacttatggtaatttatcatgtctttgtaaaacataaaatggcatacaagttaagactatcttaacttgtcctatctttatcttattctatacaatcttaaccttatcctatcttaagcttatcctatagtaccttatgctatagaactacatggtaacatatcctaattttatcttatcctaagtacgTATGACAAGTCtcgtgtaattatgtgctgaatctacagggaaatgtagctatgtgcatctgactgatagcccatctccacacccatctcctgagccctgggcatggtacttagctgctccagtgcatcaataggaaagatgaactcatcttcatcaatcctacgcctcttggttgaatgagtaccctcattatcctcattcttcccctgtttcgctaagttaatttcatttaaatgtctgttccaaaactcctgacaccagtactcagtaaagcacttggcgtcataggtcattttagagtactttgttacataatagttatacaaccaatagaatttttccaggtgagatgaggcggctacagcctgtgctggagcctgaagcagaggggtcagatgaaccaTGCCTGGAGCTGAAaatggatgtggagctgggcttacaggtgtgactaagtgtggggataaaacagaggagcccataaaaagaaatggggatgaaacaaaaggggaggggactgaagacggaaataaaaatgaagaggaggagaaggttggtgagctgggcttaggctctaaccccttctgttggtcatacctccttcttcgccctgaccggcctcccgccgtttttctacggcggcctgtgccctgctgacccctgctggttgccaccgggatggcagcagatccaggagaggcagacgtggtcagggagctggctgccggcggcctggtgcggcacttcttccgacggccagcatcactggaactggtttgtcctttgggattataaagacaggggacagcatatttaatttaaatgaaacattatgtcactgtacaacaacac
This genomic interval carries:
- the LOC125722584 gene encoding uncharacterized protein LOC125722584 isoform X1, which gives rise to MSIVKTTVNLQRIDWLLPKGAVSVRIAPEYIPGPVGRGQTSSSDAGRRKKCRTRPPAASSLTTSASPGSAAIPVATSRGQQGTGRRRKTAGGRSGRRRRYDQQKGLEPKPSSPTFSSSSFLFPSSVPSPFVSSPFLFMGSSVLSPHLVTPVSPAPHPFSAPGMVHLTPLLQAPAQAVAASSHLEKFYWLYNYYVTKYSKMTYDAKCFTEYWCQEFWNRHLNEINLAKQGKNEDNEGTHSTKRRRIDEDEFIFPIDALEQLSTMPRAQEMGVEMGYQSDAHSYISL